In Amaranthus tricolor cultivar Red isolate AtriRed21 chromosome 3, ASM2621246v1, whole genome shotgun sequence, a single window of DNA contains:
- the LOC130809298 gene encoding transcription factor bHLH30-like — MLVNTMGSYYEVGNSSNNNIHSNNTNFLQRPVNENSSNKSLLESNSMTVPPLMIWSSSKAAISPEAKALAACKSHKEAERRRRKRINTHLATLRTLLPNLIKTDKASVLAEVVRRVTDLKKATSELTSGRHVNYDGCNACLLPGDIDEVNLRRSGNDHSTLIATLCCEDRPELIVDLSRALRSVKGKVVKAEMATIGGRTKSILWVRGVGGGGPEGLLKRALKVVVDKPCSSGLAHGLRMHRPY, encoded by the exons atgttggTGAATACAATGGGAAGTTATTATGAAGTGGGAAACTCCTCAAATAACAATATTCattcaaataatacaaattttcttCAAAGGCCAGTAAATGAAAACAGTTCAAACAAGAGCTTATTAGAAAGTAATTCAATGACAGTCCCACCATTAATGATATGGTCTTCTTCAAAAGCAGCAATATCTCCAGAGGCTAAAGCTTTAGCCGCCTGTAAGAGCCACAAGGAGGCCGAGAGACGCCGCCGCAAGCGTATCAACACCCATCTCGCCACCCTTCGCACCCTCCTCCCTAACCTCATCAAG ACGGATAAAGCCTCGGTGTTAGCAGAGGTGGTGCGCCGTGTGACGGATCTGAAAAAGGCCACTTCAGAACTAACATCGGGTCGACACGTCAATTATGATGGGTGCAATGCTTGTTTACTCCCGGGGGACATTGATGAGGTCAATTTACGACGTAGTGGAAATGACCATTCTACCCTTATTGCTACCTTGTGTTGCGAGGATAGGCCCGAGCTAATTGTGGATTTGTCAAGGGCATTAAGGTCAGTCAAGGGTAAGGTTGTGAAGGCCGAGATGGCAACCATAGGGGGCCGGACCAAGAGTATATTGTGGGTCCGTGGGGTCGGTGGTGGCGGGCCAGAAGGGTTGTTAAAGCGGGCCTTGAAAGTGGTGGTAGACAAACCTTGTTCTTCTGGACTGGCTCATGGGCTGAGGATGCACCGACCATATTAA
- the LOC130808457 gene encoding uncharacterized protein LOC130808457 has protein sequence MATALGIGHSQVYRVMNSEVRNRPAGSTQLRAITRVTHDVLREKLINEVLPAIRSKWLANGVKDIWIQQDNAKPHILTNDQAFNEEAKKDGFNIRLVYQPPSSPDMNILDLGLFSALQSIQFKSFPKDLNDLIKAVNDAYDTFEPKLMNYTWIQYQLCMIEVLKAKGGNNYKNPHIGKQRLDRLGMLPRQLEIPQELIDAARQFLSHGRFGLGSTLSSNA, from the exons ATGGCAACTGCATTAGGCATTGGTCATTCACAAGTTTATAGAGTGATGAATTCG GAGGTCAGAAACAGACCAGCAGGTTCAACACAGTTAAGAGCAATAACAAGAGTTACACACGATGTTCTTCGAGAAAAACTAATCAATGAAGTCCTACCAGCAATAAGATCAAAATGGCTAGCAAATGGGGTGAAAGATATTTGGATTCAACAAGATAACGCCAAGCCACATATTTTAACAAATGATCAAGCATTCAATGAAGAAGCCAAGAAAGATGGATTTAACATTAGACTAGTTTATCAACCGCCCTCTAGTCCAGATATGAACATCTTAGACTTGGGTTTGTTTAGTGCTCTacaatcaattcaattcaagtCATTCCCCAAAGACCTCAATGATTTGATCAAGGCGGTCAATGATGCGTACGACACTTTTGAACCAAAGCTTATGAACTACACGTGGATACAATATCAACTATGCATGATAGAGGTGTTGAAAGCTAAAGGCGGTAATAACTACAAGAATCCACACATTGGAAAACAAAGATTGGACAGGTTGGGTATGTTGCCTAGGCAATTAGAAATTCCGCAAGAACTAATAGATGCAGCACGTCAATTTTTATCTCATGGCCGCTTTGGCTTAGGTTCCACCTTGTCAAGTAATGCATAA